The segment ttttgaaTATGCATGTTTTCCAGGAAAACAGATCTGGGCGTTTTATTAAGTCTCCATTTatgattttttcttaatttggtAACCTTTTGTTACTTAAaactcttatttttttttccaaattatgTCCAGAATCTTTGATTTAATTTCAGATCTGGAGCTATCAAAGTGGAGGAGCTGTCCAATCTTCTGGTAAACAGATCTGAGTGTGTTGAAACAGATGAAAGTTTTAAATTTGAGgtagacttcctggaagtcttccaCGAAATCTTCTAGGAAATCTTCGTGGAAGGCTTTCTATAAGTCTTCCACGGAGTCTTCAAAAACCTGAAACCTGAACACGAGGACTATCAAAGTTTATGATGTGTATGTCAAGTGGAGTCAAAACTTATCTATGTGGAGGAATGATTTCTAAATTCAAgtgtaatagttttgtttatgaATTGTGTTGTAATTTGTAAGTGTGCTCTTTTAGTTGTGGattattttacaaatttgaaGAGGTTTTAATGAAAAGTTGGTAAATATGTTCATGTGTACAATATTATCCTGACGTTATTGAAGTTATATACAATTTCAATAGCAAAACACATAACACAAAAAATTAGTCAAATTTACTAAAGTAAGGGAGAAGACATCTCAAAAACATAGTTTTTAATTCATAAAAGATCAAAAATTACATAAGATAAGAACATATAACACTTTCACTCGAAGTCTTCTGGTAAATCTTCGGAAGACTTAAATTTTAAgcgaaaatttaaatttaaacggATAGCTCAAATTGTAAATGAAAATTGAACAATTAAATTTCATGAAAGTTAAAAAGTATATCTTATGATTTAAGAAGACACATTAAACCATATGACTTAatattcttgaagttacttaacacgtttgaaagttaaaaaatatatctttaagttacttaacaaatttacaaaaactaacgtagaagacttgcACGTAAGTCTTCTGGAATAAACCAGAAATATTAATTATCatgaatgttggtaacctcataatTATAACCAATTAAGTTATTAATTTCATTCAGGAGCCCCATTATtgactaatatacatgaattaacaagaaaatattaaaaagtcattataattttagagaaaatgaaattttattaaacattgacgtaGAAAACTTTCACAAAAGTCGTTCAAAAGATACGAAGTCTTTCATTTAGGTCGTTTTGCAATTAAAAATTTACAAAGGAAGACTTCCAGAAAAGTCTACTCTACATCAGACTTTTTGGGaagttttcttttgtaaatattgttttacttttgtttttgaaaaaatcttaaaaataccAGAGATGTCTTCTAAGATAAATATGTTAGTTGGTCAAATTTCTGACGCAATATTTATCCTAGAAGACTTACGGgttaattgcaaaactaacatatttATCCTAGAAGACTTCCAGAGAAGTCGTCTCCAAAAAATAGACATAAAATTGATTGCAAAACTAACACCTACATTGACCAGAAGACTTCCGTATAAGTTTTCTAATTGTAGAATACTTACACGAAAGTCTTCTAGCAAATATATctggaaaaaaatattcaaaaatcatTGTTAGATCCAATGAGGTTCATGTTTAGCTTCTCTAAGCACATATCATTTCTTAATGAAAGTTACTTACTCGTTCTTGACTAAGAATCATGAACTTGAGTAACTCTAGTAagcttataaattttgaaataaaaagttgGGATTTTGAGATGAAATAAAAGAGGAAGTGAAAGGGAAATTGTTTGTATGTGTAAGAAATAAGAATATGAAAATGTAGATGTTGATTTTAGGTGCATTTAGAGCTTGAAATTgtttgttcatggtggttgatATATTGATAACAGTGGCAATGTTGTAAATAAAAGAGGAAGACGAGGATGATTGAGTAAaacaacaattttttaaaaaataaattcaaaaataatggTATTTTCGTGAATAATTCAAACTTTTGGGGGTTAATAGGGCTAATgagaattcaaaaaaaaaaatcatggattagttttgtgtttgactttgagtCATTTTTGCCAAAAGCCCAATATAACACTtataaatatgaatatataataaataaaatataacttttcactattttcttcaaaataaagtttatattttaatttatattacaaAATAGTTAGTTAATATAtcattagtttaataattatttattaagtaACTATCaagaaatttataattatttatgataACGTTTACGATAATTATGTCACGTTTAGTGCCTATTCATATAGTTCTAATTGGATTGTGTTTCATAGTTTTATTggcaaattttttattttgtgtgtaAAATATTACTCCCTCCGTATCACTTTAAATggtgttttaaaagaaaaaaattatttcattttaagTGATGTTTTTAAGTTCCCATGTAAAAAGTAAATgcaatttatgtttttaactatttttattttgcagtatgatttttttattgattgaattatttatatttattgttatttttatacaaataaaaaagattgaataaatttttgTAATTTCTTAATCGGTGTGCAAAAATCTTAAAACTCACTTACTGTGATACATAAagagtattatatatttttaattttcagaagaataaaattaatgataaatGGATTATTCATGATTCCATTGATGTAGCAACATTTTGGATCATAACAGTTTTCGGTAAATCTTATTTTGCATTAAATGGAGAAAGAATCTTGTAACACATTTATAGACATAAAGAATCATGAAGAATTTATCAACCGATAACTTTTTCTTATAACTAGATACTCAATTAAAAGATCTTTATAACTCGATATTCAATTaatgatatattaaaaaaatatttataatataaatgaaaattatagaaaattttCTATTGCGAAATTAAAAgcgtttatattttttgtttgaattatttcttatttataattttattttgttaatgttgagttattcaaaatatatttttcaatatttataatCTAATGTTTTGGAAAagtgttgatttatatttgtgCCAAAAAAACATCAATTTTAAAAGTCATAATAGACTGTTGTTCAACTATAAGTGCTAATTAACGTTACGACTAAACTATTTTATGGTCAACGAAAATTTATGATTAAATTAGTTTGtcaataaaatttgaaaaaaaatttttgtttaCGATAAATTGATGAATTATTTCAACAaactttgaaatttttgaaagtcgataatttaaatgatatttttcttttttcgatTTAGTTGGGTAATATGAACTGAAGCAACTGTGCAAAAGGCGAAACATTACTTTTCTTATTTAAGAGTTGATTTTTAGGTTCTTTATTTCAAACTCAAAAAACGGTTTCTTATATTTCGATAAAAATTTCACACTAACAATCCTTCATTAATCATGCTCGTGGCGACAACCATTCGTGAACAATCCGTGAGTGATCCAATTCACGACCTTTTCGTACTAGATTATTATCATTCAGATAAAATATGTTTACCAAGTGGATTCCTACACGTGGTGACCCACAACGGAACCACGTTAAAGCTGCAGAAACTTGTTTGGTATTTGATGACCCTACACGTAAAAGCTTGTATGTCCTAAATGATATGTTACTCCGTTCGTTTCAGTGATGGGCCTGTGACTTTTTCAGctcaataataattaattatgatGTTTTGTGAGCCTATTATTAAAATGGGCTAAAATTTGTTAGAAATGTTTTTGAATAACAGATCCAGTAAAGAAATTTAATTGAGCTGTCAAATTCATTTGTAGCCTTTGATTGTTCGTCTGACTTATGCAGGACATGTCCTGTAAGCTAAGGTTTTCAGTCCTGTACATTTGAACTCTGTAACCGTGAATGATAAGAGAACGTTTCATAAATACATTTTGTCATCTCCTTCATACAAAGTTCTACTTTTCCATTTTGGTAACCTGGCTCTAATAGGTTAACTAGAGATTTGATGTCATGTGCTATGAAACGGAAACCAATTCTCGAATAATAAATGGTTTATGATTACAAAATTAACCTCAAAAATGTGGGAAGATTTAACCATTTGTAACTTATGTTGGATATGATGATTGTGCGAATGATTTTCACCTGAAAAGTGATGAATTTTTGAGGGCActtgttttgtaaaattttcaaacaatcttgttttgttttagtTTCTGTTGTGAGGACAAACCTTATTTAGATTCATTGATGTTAAGCTTCTGATTTATGAAACAGAGAGTTTCACTTGTTTTGATGTTAAACACATTAGATCTCTTAGAACAGTtatcatattatttatttttattattatcatcttccataaacataaataaacacCCCACACTTTAAACACCATTGACCAACAATTAACCGCCAGACATCTTAATTATATCAACAATAATATCAGTCTTTAACTTATTGACGTAAACACACAACACAAAacacatttttgtttctttgctttCGCTCAAACTCCACTTTGTTTTTAGAAAGTCTCTACGGCTGCTGTTGGGTTCAATTCTGTAACTGCATTAGCATTCTTCATTGCCTCGAAGCGTGGCTCCTTAGGCTGAAACTTGACCCCAGCATAGAGCTTCATGTAGTCATCAAAAACAAAACTCGGGTACTCGGTTTCTTTACAGGCAAGCGATGAAGCTGGAGAGATCTCAGCATCGCTTCCCGGGTTGTAGAAAGATGCAATTGACATTCTGTTTCCTTCTTTCTGAGTCACCACACGGTGCATCACACTCTTGTACCTGCCGTTAGTTATCACCTACATTCAATAAGGAAAATATTTTCCAGTTAAACCTTAGCCTTTTCCGAAGAAACCATTTGAGAACAATACAAATAAATGTGCCAAAGCCATTTGAGGTTGGAAACGTTGCTCTTCTAGTTTAATAATCTCTGTTATAACATTTACTAATTATTTTCTCCAGTTACAtcaaacccgaaccaaaccaataCTCAATACCGAACATTGGATTTTTTAACAAAAGATTTTTTGAAAATGTGGTGTGAACATATTCATACCTCAAGTTGGTCACCAAGATTGATGACAATAGAGTGGTTGAGTGGAGGAACATCAATCCAGTCACCATCTTTAAGAAGCTGGAGACCACTGACCTTGTCATCTTGAAACAACAAGATGATGCCTCCTGCATCAGTGTGGGCCCTAAGACCTTTTATCATCTCTGGCTTAGGACAAGCTGGATAGTTGCTCACCTTAGTCCCAAAGGTTGGACCTTTTGTTCCATGAAACACTTTCTTCAAGTACCCTTTCTCTAACCCTAAATTCTCACACAATAGATCCAACAAATCCTCAGCAAGATTCTCCAATCTCTTACCAAAATCTTTCATGGCCGTCctgcaaaataaaaacatttcagTATGCCTTTTTTAAATAAGTGTGTTAAATTTTTAGACGTTTCTTCTCAACTTTATTTTCATTACACAAAAAGGATTAGAGGTTCTAAAGTGAAACAAATTCCCTAAAACTGTTTTTACTAGCTAACAAAGTATAGttattttgtttagaaataaaatatcaCAAAAATCTTTTTAATATAGGTAAAAGAGGCAGAGTGGCCCTTTTAAAGGGGATATAACATATGATATATTTTGGTTACCATAACATATGATTTAAAGTTGattttatgaagaaaaaatatatatgtaccGGTATTCATCAGACATATCAGGAATGTCGTAGAGATTGGACTGAGGGAGATGACGAAGGTAGAAAGTGCTTTCCCAATCAACATCCTCAACTTCTCGCTCAAGATTTTCCAAACCTTTGGATTTGAGCATGTCGTTGAACTTTTGTTCCATTGATATCTTGTAATGTTCCTTTGTCATCTTCTCGACGTTGTCCATCAAATCATGTGGTAAACCATGGTTCACTATCTGGAAAATCAAGTTAACCACCAAACAAAAAGATCCGTATTACCAATTAAGTACACAAACTCAAAAAGCtagatataataatatatatgcttGTACCTCAAAGAAGCCCCAATTCTCACAAGCATCGTTGATCAAAGCCATGGTTTGGTCTCTCTCTTCACCAATGAGCTTGGACAAGTCTACAACTGGAAACTTAATGTTcttctccatctctctctctcttctttgaaAGTATTTGGTTGAAGTAGCTagttgtttgattgttttgatGTCAGAGTACTTGAGAGAATGAGAGAGGGTTGCTATTTATAGGCGCAAAAGAAGagaaatgaataaataaatgtaaataaGTATCTGCGATGATGTCCATAGTCTCATAGATAAGATGTATAAAATTATTCATCcaaatagataaaaattaaattaaattaaaaaggaACAGCAGTTCGTGGAGCATGTATGTGAGCACATCTATAGTGGACCCCTACCATCTACTTTTCTTTATGAGATTGATTCATTTGGCATTTTCCTTTTGGGTCTCTCTATCTATGCACTTCAATTGgtttattttttctcttttccaaatattttaatTGGAAATAACGAGGAAGGTCTACAAGTAAGGAGTCTAATACACGACACCGTTCGAATCGCAACCACATCGAATGAATAGTTgttgaaaaaaagaaactattACTATCGCTCCTAGACTTGTAGTCATCTTCAAGATGCCGAATTTGAAAAGTTCATCGTCTCTATTGCTCGTTAAGCCAAACATATAAGATTAAGTATGCATAACTACCTAACTATTCGAGGAGAAGAAAAAATTATTCGAGGtgatttttttccttaaattcATATTAATGATACAAATTCCTCAAATCTAATCTCACTTGTAATGCATGTAACATCACACATCAGTCAAAGATTTTGTTCTTGTAATAAAACAAAGATCATCCTAAATTGAAAGTCATAATCCAAAacgcaaaaaagaaaaatcataaaaattcgTGTTTCCATCTCACGTAAGAGGTTTACGGATGACCAGACGCATCATATCTAATCAAAGTTCAAAAATATTACACGATGATACTGATATTATGTAAGATAATCTAATCAAAAACACAATCAAATAAACACTCTAATGGATTCTTTTTGGCTAGTTATTAAATATCCGAGTACTACAATCTAAATCTGCATGTTTTCGTATGGAATATAAACTACCAAATTTACAAGGTGGCTTGTTTGATAATATGCTTGATCCGCCACTTTTTGAGGAGTCAATTTACCTTTAATTCCTTCAAATTCGATCTGACAAATCAACAAATACTTTGATTTGATGTTTCATGATTAAAGTATGtaatatcaaataatatatgCAAAGTAAAATCTAACTAATATTCACAAActcaatttgaaaaaaaaatgcaaaatataatatcaatggcgtctttttttttactgtatGTTATTATATAATGGCGTCTTTAAATATCTATAACTTAAGCATATTAACATAAACTTgattaacaaaaattattttattctgaataaatataaaactggCACCCGTAATCTTGTATCCCATCAACAATACGTTTTATACAAAATCTAATTCAAATCATTTGAGAGTACCCTATATAATAACATacagtaaatgttttataagtgttaaaattatgatattttattaatataataatttaaaatagatttatatatttataataatttttatatttaatataaaagtattttaatattatatatttattaaatttgatagaTGTATTTTAATctctttcttattattttttatttttatgtataaaacaatttataatataaatgtgTTTTCAATgtacttttacaaaataaccctaaactattaaaataaaaataaaacaaacattattttaaatttttataaaaatttatgtaAGCTTTGAAGGTGGTATTTTTGGTTACCAGCATAAAAAGACTAGGTTAAGACTTTGCTAACTAAATATAGGACTGAATGTCGATGAAAACGAAGTAGGTTGGTTGACATCTAACTCCACGTGCAAGACTGTATGACTTTGTGTTTTGAGTCTTGGATACATGTGAGATCGCGAAAGTTCCTACATTCGTTGAAACTTTCTCTGATTCGTTGAATGGTTGGGTTCCACTCTACCCTAATGAGATTTGGCTTCCTTCACAATGTTAATTCTGTTTCCGCAAGTTATCATGTATCTTGGATCTCTATCAATTCTATTTAAAAGCTTGTCGTTTTGCTCTTTCCAGATGTACTAAAGAATCCAGGCAAATTATGCATCTTTAAGTGCGACGTAATCCTCCAAAATTAATAATCCATGTTCATGAAAACTGAACGCAAAAAGAAGCTACATGGGTGTGTGGGTATCCTTGATAACATCTAGATCTGAACAACGGATGCACATTCAAAGAAaacatgatttattgattctTCTTTTGCTCTATATCTTTGACAATGAAATCACATTCTATTCCTCTTGATTGAAGATTCTTCCTGACTGGTAAACAACCTGAATAATTTGCCAAAAAAATATCCTACCCTTGGGGAACATTTTATTTTCCATGTGTGTACCCGAAGGGTCTATCAGGCCTGAAAACTAGTGTCTGTCTGGATAGTAAGGACGGCCTAGAGATTTCAGAGACTATAGGCGATTTAATTAAgatttcaattaaaaatttaaactttaaaggTTTTTCTATAAATTTGGGGGCATatgtctatgtaatatttttcaaaatagttAGGGACTAGGTGAATTTTCATCCGATTTTGCCTAAGACCAGCCTTGCTAGATAGAGATATTCTAATTAATATTCAGTTTTAATCGTATATTTTCTGACTGTGTAAAATAACATACGTTTCTGTCTAACGTAGAAGATTGACTTAACGGGATACTTTCAATAAGGGTTGTTGCTTCTGGTTCCATCAGTGTCCTTAAAATATGAGAATTTCACTTACGAAATATAGGGTTGATGAGGAATATATATGGTAAttgttaattataattttattgaaatcatATATTTACCTAATTTCTTCTAAGAgtgttatttttatattatcaaattatattatattttaatttgaaaattaatttatctcaatttttaatttattgaatattattttattgagtTTATATTGTATGTTACTTAACTACACTTTTAGCTTTATAGACCATACTGTTTAAGTCATAGTGCACCGTGCACCCAAACAGAATTTCAGAACCATAAGCCATCGTATGTTTATAcactataaaaatttattagattAATTACTAGTTGTTGCAAGGTAGTATATATAGTCCACAAGAATGTCTCACTCTCTCGTCTCTCCCTATCTTCTCGAAAACGTTGACCCAAGTGCGAACAAAGACTCCGGTCGTGGCTGCTCCTTACTTTTCTCTTGGGCGACTCTAGACTCAtgtgtgttttatatttttttgtttctctcaatAATTGTCTAAATTTTTGGTACTCACATAATCATGAATAATTGTCTAACTTTTGGTACTCACATAATcatgatataattttttaattattagtttaatttCATTCTACCTCAATTTAATGTCCGACAAAACATTTAGATTTCAAAGTTTGATCTTTTCCGTCtatattaacaaactatatattttatggTTTGAGAATTATgtcttaaatttataaaataatgtatttaaacattttcattacaaatatcaatttcataataagtattagtataattttaatttttagtaatttatgatCCTTTTTATCACACTTACACATGTCTTCTAGCaatatatcttattaaaacaaatttgaCAAAATTTGATCAGgcacattaaaaatttaatcaaaaacaaatttgtatataaaataatataaataagaagTCATTATATAgctacatgtatttatatattggaATCGACGATATCTATacaattcaaaatatataaatacaatggTCACACCAAATACAAAGAAATAAATAcctatttttgacaaaaaagatactcacatattttttttgtacccaatgattttttttgcatTACACATTCTTTCCTTACACAgttatttgagaaaaaaaaatgtgtttaaTGGTAGactttacatttatatttatgttagtAAAAAATAGCCAAGGCCCACATTATGTTTTATTTGCAACCGTAAGCGAATTTTGGGTAAGTAAACAATTTAggtttagaaagaaaaaaattaatggtttaaaaaaaattaagagttAAACTCAGTCTTCTATTAGAACTTCCATGATAATTAAAAATCTCTAAGAAACAAGCCGGAAATTTTATGGTTTGCACAATTAAACATTTGTTCATAATCAGAATGCTAATTAATGGAGGTAACAGCATTTAAACAAAGTATTGATATTAGATTCTTTTTGTatcattctaattttattttgttaagaaGTGTTAAACAAACTATTGTTTCACCACGCTAAAACTAAAAGTAAAAGCTAGGTTTCGATTGGTAATAATGGTTAATCACAGAATCGCGGAAAAAGATAATTCAGCCGCAGAAAATTAATTAAGCttctgaaaattttgaaatctgcTGAAAAAGTTGGGAATAGTTTTCTAAACAATTGGATAAACTTTACGAAATTACGGAATAtagattatttaaaaaagaactaatacattatttaatctattgaaaattaatagctataaataactaaatataattttatgataaaaataccAATTAAATCTAAccaaaacatttattttatcttaactATTCATCTTATTCCAAATACATTCCTTATATACTAAAGAATAAGTCACCTCACCACTAAATTTCTGACACATGGCATTGCTTAACAAAAGTTTGTCGattaaattcttttatttcATTCCCTATTTTTTCTGCAACTCTAACTACTTAAATTCCAATTATTTCGGAATTTTCATCCCAGGTTTCAATTTTCTTCTTCATTATCAAACTGTTTTTTCTCTGTATAAATAGCAATCGACTGatgtcaaaaaataaatatatcaatcGACTAAGTTATTCTCAAACTCCACCAGATTGCTCTTCCTTTTTCTTCATGTTCTCATAGGTTCACATATGGTGGCTCTGCAACTTTTTAAACGATCAAAATAGACAAGAATTTCTCAATCTTTTTATTGATATCCCTTTTTGTCTATATTCTCATGGTTTTTATGCTTATCATTTCTGAAATAATCTTTTTAGAAATGATTTAATTACCACTGTACTTTTCCATTGCTTCTAACATCTTTTTGTGACAGTTATTACATTCTCACGATGATTTTTGAAATCCTTTAATTAACAGGGACGCCAGTTTCTCACCATTTATCAGTAAATGAAGGTGACAAATTATTTTTCTACTTCTTTTATCTATAAACTGATTTTCATATCTGATTTGTGACTTATCTTTAggaaattttttatcaatttgctACCAAAGCAGAAAACGTATTGGAAAGCAATTGACAAGAAATTGTTACTATGCTTGCTTCTTAAAGGATTTCAAGAATCATCGACAAAATTTGGAGCTAGAGAACATTGCTATAACCAATAAGAAAATGTAAAGAAAGAATTCAGTAAGCATCTTGAATACTATTGAGCAATTTACGTCAGAAACATGAGGTAACAATAAGCACTTTTATTCTATTATAAACATATTGTCGATTTTTACTAATCCATTCGATTTTTCTCTATATTCATAGGAAATTATATATGAGTGATGATTTTGATAACGTTTGGGAAAAAGAggcaaataaaaaatttcaaaactttttGATTGGATGAAAATTAACAGCCACAACAAAAAATGGTAATGAGAAAAATATAGAGTACTTGGAAATACTAGAAGTAAAAATATCTGATTTTAACCCCTATAAATTATTgcaattaataatttaatttaaagaaGATAAAGTATATTCACGTTACAGAGGGTGAATGTTACAGAAAGttaacattttatataaattgctctatttaattataaaagagACCacacattttttaaatttaaaatacaataaatttgATCCGTGCTTTAGCACGGGAGTAACACTAGTTAATAATAATacattaacatatattttaaaatgaagttATATATTAGTATTGTGTATTCCATAATTattcataatttataatatttagttaatattttaaaatattattttcatataattaaaCAATATGAAAAAGTTGATTCCACaaaaaatttactaaaaccTCACCTTTTCAACTAATGgaatttattttgtattattgTCAGCGAAACACAAAATCCGCGTCTTTGTGTTTTATGttgtatttcaaaaaaaaaaattgattgatAAATTCTTGTGGAATTGCGGTTTTTAATGTCATTCCGCATATTACCAATAAAGGCCATAGTGTTTCATACACGCCTTTTACCTTTCTTGGATTTAAATAAGaacaaattagctcaatatactaaaAAAGTAGGATACCATAGAATAGGAGGGAAAATGGTAATGATGGGACGAAGAAAATTGGAGGGAAATAAGGTATGGAGTGCAAATGTGTCTGCTGGCAAATGTCTACTATAAATTGATCATCACATCCGTGTGGGTGTTTCAACACATTTCAcggagattaaaaaaaattgtatacatcCTCTGTATACAAATATATGATATTCTACCTTTTTATCTTGTATACAAATGTATGATATTTTatgatataattaatttatttatctttaaaaagaaacataaattaaaaacgAAATTATGAATAGTGAAACTTTATTGATAAAATCAAAAAGTAATAACCAAAAGAGTATATCTattgttttttaatatgtgtggaAAACCATAAACATCATATATTTGTATTCAGTGGGAGTAACAAActataatgtatttatttaatgtatgcttaattaaattaaaatggtttaaataaaaatatattggcTATTCAAAACGGTAAAAGATAAATTTAATGTATAATGTTGCATGAAAATGTAGAATGACACCTTTTGTAAAACATACAAATAACATAAAATGACACACTTTGTGAAACATAGAGAGTATTTGTTTTCAacaattagtgttatatattttatatgtgtcaccataaaattaattgtatattggttatttgaatattttagaCGCCTATACATTATAATCACCCGAATCGAATAAGATAATATGATTGCGTTGGTTATTTTGTTATTCAAGTTATTTTTAGTTTGGATACAAAATACTCAAACTGAATCAGACAATATAGTTACTTTTTGTACAAATATCCTAACTCATTTTAGACACATAggttatttttgatatttttaggtttctaCACATCAGAACTGAATTTACCTAAACATAGGATGACCCAACTAGAAACCCAccagaaaatttataatatcgtAACGGAGCCTaatttcaaaactcaaaaacctAATATCCGAAAAGACAACACTTACCCAATCGTATAAGAGAATATCCATATCTAACtaattttataaagatttttttttttaaataaatcttTCTTAACCATTTTGAATTATTGTCACAAAT is part of the Brassica rapa cultivar Chiifu-401-42 chromosome A09, CAAS_Brap_v3.01, whole genome shotgun sequence genome and harbors:
- the LOC103838399 gene encoding 1-aminocyclopropane-1-carboxylate oxidase, translated to MEKNIKFPVVDLSKLIGEERDQTMALINDACENWGFFEIVNHGLPHDLMDNVEKMTKEHYKISMEQKFNDMLKSKGLENLEREVEDVDWESTFYLRHLPQSNLYDIPDMSDEYRTAMKDFGKRLENLAEDLLDLLCENLGLEKGYLKKVFHGTKGPTFGTKVSNYPACPKPEMIKGLRAHTDAGGIILLFQDDKVSGLQLLKDGDWIDVPPLNHSIVINLGDQLEVITNGRYKSVMHRVVTQKEGNRMSIASFYNPGSDAEISPASSLACKETEYPSFVFDDYMKLYAGVKFQPKEPRFEAMKNANAVTELNPTAAVETF